A single genomic interval of Thermodesulfobacteriota bacterium harbors:
- the cysN gene encoding sulfate adenylyltransferase subunit CysN, producing MDLLRFSTAGSVDDGKSTLIGRLLYDTKAIFEDQLDAVRRASRNPETGEVDLSLLTDGLKAEREQGITIDVAYRYFATPRRKFIIADTPGHEQYTRNMATGASTADLAVILIDARHGVLVQSRRHTAIAHFLGIPHLVVAVNKMDLVGYDRGVFEGIRRDFEGFAARLGAPGAVFIPLSAKVGDNVASRSPAMPWYGGPSLLEYLETVEVGRRRAQGPLRFPVQLVLRPHQDFRGFAGQIASGTVRPGDEVVALPSGRRTRVQAVHAFEGDLPEARAPQSVTLVLEDEIDVSRGDVLAAPSAPPTVTREVEADLVWMDDTPLDPDRPYLVRHTTRGVRGRVAEVLWRTDVNSLDRVPTHRLALNEIGRVRLATAQPLCADPYEANRATGAFVLVDLETNHTVAAGMIREARPLTGPEALVPGGRVDRAAREASLGYRAAAVWLAGLSGTGKAELAQTLEARLFRQGIHAYAVDGERLGTGAGEEGDAAERAALAARLLVEAGVLVLFSLPGMRAADRQRVRSVLEPGRFLEVHIATPPELAAPHGPGRITPGEPLEAPPEEPYDPPPAPDLILPLHRIGLEEAADRIVALLAKGGFLKGAAYLEGGGI from the coding sequence ATGGATCTTCTGCGATTCTCCACGGCCGGGTCGGTGGACGACGGGAAGAGCACGCTGATCGGGCGGCTGCTCTACGACACCAAGGCCATTTTCGAAGACCAGCTCGACGCCGTGCGCCGCGCGAGCCGCAACCCCGAAACCGGGGAGGTGGACCTGTCGCTCCTCACCGACGGCCTCAAGGCCGAGCGGGAGCAGGGCATCACCATCGACGTGGCCTACCGGTACTTCGCCACGCCCCGGCGCAAGTTCATCATCGCCGACACCCCGGGCCACGAGCAGTACACCCGCAACATGGCCACGGGGGCGAGCACCGCCGACCTGGCCGTCATCCTCATCGACGCCCGGCACGGGGTGCTGGTCCAGTCCCGGCGCCACACGGCCATCGCCCACTTCCTGGGAATCCCCCACCTGGTGGTGGCGGTGAACAAGATGGACCTGGTGGGGTACGACCGGGGAGTCTTCGAAGGCATCCGGCGCGACTTCGAGGGCTTCGCGGCCCGGCTCGGGGCCCCTGGCGCCGTCTTCATCCCGCTGTCGGCCAAGGTCGGCGACAACGTGGCCTCCCGGTCGCCCGCCATGCCCTGGTACGGCGGGCCGAGCCTGCTGGAGTACCTGGAGACCGTGGAGGTAGGCCGACGGCGCGCACAGGGGCCCCTTCGGTTCCCGGTGCAGCTCGTCCTTCGCCCCCACCAGGACTTCCGGGGCTTCGCGGGGCAGATCGCCTCGGGGACGGTGCGGCCCGGCGACGAGGTGGTGGCGCTGCCCTCGGGGAGGCGCACCCGGGTGCAGGCCGTGCACGCCTTCGAAGGGGACCTCCCGGAAGCCCGGGCACCCCAGTCGGTGACCCTCGTGCTCGAAGACGAGATCGACGTCTCCCGGGGGGACGTACTCGCCGCGCCCTCGGCCCCGCCGACGGTCACCCGCGAGGTGGAGGCGGATCTCGTCTGGATGGACGACACCCCCCTGGACCCCGACCGGCCCTACCTCGTCCGGCACACCACCCGGGGAGTGCGGGGCCGGGTGGCCGAGGTGCTCTGGCGCACCGACGTGAACAGCCTGGACCGGGTGCCGACCCACCGGCTGGCCCTCAACGAGATCGGGCGGGTGCGCCTGGCCACCGCCCAGCCCCTGTGCGCCGACCCCTACGAAGCCAACCGGGCCACCGGGGCCTTCGTACTCGTGGACCTGGAGACCAACCACACGGTGGCCGCGGGGATGATCCGGGAGGCTCGGCCCCTGACCGGTCCTGAGGCCCTGGTGCCCGGGGGGCGGGTGGACCGGGCAGCCCGGGAGGCGAGCCTCGGGTACCGGGCCGCCGCCGTCTGGCTCGCCGGTCTCTCGGGGACGGGCAAGGCGGAGCTCGCCCAGACCCTGGAGGCGCGGCTCTTTCGCCAGGGAATCCACGCCTACGCGGTGGACGGGGAGCGGCTGGGAACCGGGGCCGGGGAGGAGGGCGACGCGGCCGAGCGGGCGGCGCTGGCCGCGCGCCTCCTGGTGGAGGCCGGGGTCCTGGTCCTCTTCAGCCTCCCGGGGATGCGCGCAGCGGATCGCCAGCGCGTGCGCAGCGTCCTGGAACCCGGCCGGTTCCTGGAAGTCCACATCGCCACGCCCCCGGAGCTGGCCGCGCCCCACGGCCCCGGCCGCATCACCCCCGGCGAACCCCTGGAGGCCCCGCCGGAGGAGCCCTACGATCCGCCGCCGGCCCCGGATCTGATCCTGCCCCTCCACCGGATCGGGCTCGAGGAGGCGGCGGATCGGATCGTCGCCCTGCTCGCCAAGGGAGGGTTCCTCAAGGGGGCGGCGTACCTGGAAGGCGGGGGGATCTGA